The genomic interval GCCTGTTCGAGCTGTCGGGCCTGCCGTCGCGCATCCGTCCCGACTGCGACGAGCATCTCGACGTCATCGCCGCCCTGGAAACCGGCGACCCGGCGCAGGCCCGCGCCGCCATGGAGGGGCACATCCGCAGCCTCGCCAAGGACGTCCTCGGCGAGATCGCCAAGAGCTGAGAAGCCTCACAGCCCATCGGACTCCAGGAAGGCGGCGTTGAGGTCGGTGTAGAGGCGCCGGAACAGGCGGCGGCGCGGCGCCAGGGCGGCGGCCAGGGCCGGGTCCGGCTCCTCCGTGTGGCGGATCTCCAGGGGCCGGCACACGGTTTCCGGCTCCTCGCCCGTCACCGCGAGGCGCGCCAGACGGGCGGCGCCGAAGGCCGGGCCGACCTCGCCCCCCGACGGGTAGTCGAGCGGCCGGTCGAGCGCGCCGGCCAGGATGCGGCCCCACAGGGCGCTGCGCGCGCCGCCGCCGATCACCAGGAAGCGCTCGACGCGTCCGCCCGCCTCCTCCAGTGCTTCCAGCCCGTCGGCGAAGGCGAACGCCACCCCCTCCAGCACCGCGCGGGCGAGCGCTCCGCGATCGGTGTCGTGGGTCAGGCCGAAGAAGACGCCCTTGGCGTGCGGGTCGTTGTGCGGGGTGCGCTCCCCCGACAGATAGGGCAGGAAGACCAGGGCGCCAGGGTCGTCGCCGTGTGACTCGGCCTCGCGCAGCAGCGCCGCCTCGTCCCCGGTGCCGGTCAGGCGCGCGGCGAAGGACAGGCAGCTCGCCGCGCTCAGCATCACCGACATCTGGTGCCAGCGGCCGGGCAGGGCGTGGCAGAAGGCGTGCACCCCGCGCTCCGGGTTGGGGGCGAAGCGCTCGCCGCTGACGAACAGCACGCCCGAGGTGCCCAGCGACAGGAAGGCGCTGCCCGGCGCCACCACGCCGACCCCCACCGCACCTGCCGCGTTGTCCCCGGCCCCGGCCGCCACCACGGTCCCCGGCGGAACGCCCCAGTCGGCGGCGACCTCCGCCCGCAAGGTGCCGGTGGGCTGGCACCCTTCGTACAGCCTCGGCATGTGCGCCTCGCCGAGGCCCGTGGCGGC from Azospirillum sp. TSH58 carries:
- the xylB gene encoding xylulokinase, yielding MYLGIDLGTSGVKAVLVDEAQRLVGQSTAPLEVSRPQPLWSEQDPEDWWAATGRAVAGLRAAHPDAMGAVRGIGLSGQMHGATLLDRQDRVLRPAILWNDGRSGAECAELERRAPTLRAIAGNRAMPGFTAPKLLWVAAHEPELFTATAKVLLPKDWLRLRMTGDHASDLSDSAGTLWLDVGRRAWSDELLAATGLGEAHMPRLYEGCQPTGTLRAEVAADWGVPPGTVVAAGAGDNAAGAVGVGVVAPGSAFLSLGTSGVLFVSGERFAPNPERGVHAFCHALPGRWHQMSVMLSAASCLSFAARLTGTGDEAALLREAESHGDDPGALVFLPYLSGERTPHNDPHAKGVFFGLTHDTDRGALARAVLEGVAFAFADGLEALEEAGGRVERFLVIGGGARSALWGRILAGALDRPLDYPSGGEVGPAFGAARLARLAVTGEEPETVCRPLEIRHTEEPDPALAAALAPRRRLFRRLYTDLNAAFLESDGL